A portion of the Calothrix sp. 336/3 genome contains these proteins:
- a CDS encoding ankyrin repeat domain-containing protein → MATLNESLIRGIIKGDVASVESLLTQGADANTTGGVTALGASNTALMWAATEGYLEIVELLLAHGAEVNRKNASDYTALMFAAEGDRQAIVSLLLDHGATIHERNTYGETILMTMARRGQTEIVQRLVKMGAEINATNKIGDTALYLATDNGHTYTVKALIELGAEVNTENLGGWTPLMMASARGDLEIITMLLEHSADYRPKNRWGATALSEARKSFRASQATDLLIRAGARE, encoded by the coding sequence ATGGCAACTCTTAACGAAAGCCTCATCCGTGGGATTATTAAAGGTGATGTTGCCAGCGTCGAGAGTTTACTAACCCAAGGCGCAGATGCCAATACTACCGGAGGGGTAACAGCCCTAGGAGCAAGTAATACAGCCCTAATGTGGGCGGCTACGGAAGGTTATCTGGAGATTGTAGAACTACTTCTAGCCCATGGTGCAGAAGTGAATCGGAAAAATGCATCAGACTACACTGCTTTGATGTTTGCCGCAGAAGGCGATCGCCAAGCTATTGTTTCTCTCCTCCTCGATCATGGCGCTACCATCCATGAACGCAATACCTACGGTGAGACTATATTAATGACCATGGCACGGCGCGGTCAAACCGAAATTGTCCAGCGTTTGGTGAAGATGGGGGCTGAGATTAACGCCACTAATAAAATTGGTGATACAGCTTTATACTTAGCCACCGATAACGGACATACCTACACCGTGAAAGCACTGATTGAGTTAGGTGCGGAAGTTAACACGGAAAACCTTGGTGGCTGGACTCCCTTAATGATGGCATCAGCTAGGGGTGATTTGGAAATTATCACCATGTTATTAGAACATAGTGCAGACTACCGCCCCAAAAATCGCTGGGGTGCCACAGCATTGAGTGAAGCACGTAAGTCTTTTCGTGCTAGTCAGGCAACGGATTTGTTAATTCGAGCCGGGGCAAGGGAGTAA
- a CDS encoding DUF2656 domain-containing protein gives MTGRMLLAHNFDVSTDIVAALSREEFAEVFRVGLSAYENLKSRLVNHPHWIVEILFPTQVFSPQQVGELCFHALAAKRRSPELSTNHLPQILVLGGIKTTPATSDSPDALQPGDWGVDVVETLSTKAFLEAIAWDTTIADKPANSIFKVEGD, from the coding sequence ATGACTGGGCGAATGCTACTCGCCCACAATTTTGATGTCTCTACGGACATAGTAGCAGCCCTGAGTCGAGAAGAATTTGCCGAAGTATTTCGAGTCGGGCTAAGTGCTTATGAGAACCTAAAATCTCGGCTAGTGAATCATCCCCATTGGATTGTGGAAATTTTATTTCCGACTCAGGTGTTTTCGCCCCAGCAAGTAGGAGAACTGTGTTTTCATGCTTTAGCTGCAAAGCGGCGATCGCCGGAATTAAGTACCAATCATCTCCCTCAAATTCTCGTTTTAGGTGGTATTAAAACAACTCCAGCGACTAGTGATTCTCCTGATGCTCTGCAACCCGGAGATTGGGGTGTGGATGTGGTGGAAACTCTTTCAACAAAAGCATTTTTAGAGGCGATCGCCTGGGATACCACCATTGCCGACAAACCTGCCAACAGTATATTTAAAGTTGAAGGTGATTAA
- the clpB gene encoding ATP-dependent chaperone ClpB encodes MQPTNPNQFTEKAWEAIAHTPEIAKQYQQQQIESEHLLKALLEQDGLVSSILTKAGINLAKVVDKTEQFIKQQPKISGSSTSVYLGRSLDTLLDRADAYRKEFQDEFISVEHLLLAYIKDDRFGKGLLQEFGQDERKLKDIIKQIRGSQKVTDQNPEGKYDALEKYGRDLTEAARQGKLDPVIGRDDEIRRTIQILSRRTKNNPVLIGEPGVGKTAIVEGLAQRIIAGDVPQSLKDRKLIALDMGALIAGAKFRGEFEERLKAVLKEVTESAGNIVLFIDEIHTVVGAGATQGAMDAGNLLKPMLARGELRCIGATTLDEYRKYIEKDAALERRFQQVYVDQPTVEDTISILRGLRERYENHHSVTISDSALVAAATLSSRYISDRFLPDKAIDLVDEAAARLKMEITSKPEELDEIDRKILQLEMEKLSLQKESDAASRDRLEKLEKEIADLKEEQRAFNSQWEVEKSSIGKIGEIKKEIERVNSEIQQAERDYDLNRAAELKYGKLTNLHRQLEEADIQLKQTQRSGKSLLREVVTESDIAEVISKWTGIPISKLVESEKEKLLHLEDELHHRVIGQEEAVTAVADAIQRSRAGLADPNRPIASFIFLGPTGVGKTELAKALAGYMFDTEEAMVRIDMSEYMEKHAVSRLIGAPPGYVGYEEGGQLTEAIRRRPYAVILFDEIEKAHPDVFNIFLQILDDGRVTDAQGHTVDFKNTIIIMTSNIGSQLILDVAGDDSRYDEMRHRVMDVMRGSFRPEFLNRVDETIIFHALLKSQLREIVKLQVQRLQQRLGDRKISLKLADTALDFLAQVGYDPVFGARPLKRAIQRELETQIAKAILRGEFHDGDTIYVDEENERLSFKRLAAEILST; translated from the coding sequence ATGCAACCGACTAACCCGAACCAATTCACCGAAAAAGCTTGGGAGGCGATCGCCCACACTCCGGAAATCGCCAAGCAGTACCAGCAACAGCAAATTGAAAGTGAACATTTACTGAAAGCTTTGCTAGAACAGGATGGACTAGTAAGTAGTATCCTGACTAAAGCAGGGATAAATTTAGCCAAAGTTGTTGACAAAACAGAGCAATTCATTAAGCAACAACCGAAAATCTCTGGTAGCAGCACCTCTGTCTATTTGGGGCGGAGTTTAGATACACTCTTAGATCGTGCTGATGCTTACCGTAAGGAGTTCCAAGATGAATTTATCTCTGTGGAACATCTACTCCTTGCCTACATTAAAGACGATCGCTTTGGCAAAGGTTTACTACAGGAGTTCGGACAAGACGAACGCAAACTTAAGGATATTATTAAACAAATTCGGGGGAGCCAGAAAGTGACCGACCAAAATCCAGAAGGCAAATACGACGCACTGGAAAAATATGGACGTGACCTCACCGAAGCTGCTCGTCAAGGTAAACTTGATCCAGTGATTGGGCGGGATGATGAGATTCGTCGCACTATTCAAATTCTTTCCCGTCGGACTAAAAATAACCCCGTGTTAATTGGGGAACCTGGTGTCGGTAAAACGGCGATCGTGGAAGGACTTGCCCAACGAATTATAGCCGGTGATGTCCCCCAATCCCTCAAGGATAGAAAATTAATCGCCCTGGATATGGGTGCGTTAATTGCTGGGGCTAAATTCCGAGGAGAATTTGAAGAACGTCTGAAAGCGGTTCTCAAGGAAGTTACCGAATCCGCAGGTAATATAGTTCTGTTTATCGATGAAATTCATACCGTTGTCGGTGCAGGAGCTACCCAAGGAGCTATGGATGCGGGTAACTTACTGAAGCCCATGTTAGCGCGGGGTGAACTGCGTTGTATCGGGGCGACAACCCTAGATGAATATCGTAAATATATTGAAAAAGATGCCGCCTTGGAACGACGTTTCCAACAGGTATACGTAGACCAACCCACGGTAGAAGATACCATCTCTATTTTGCGGGGATTACGGGAACGCTATGAAAATCACCACAGTGTGACAATTTCCGATAGTGCCCTAGTCGCAGCCGCTACCTTGTCTAGCCGATACATTAGCGATCGCTTTCTTCCTGACAAAGCCATCGATTTGGTGGATGAAGCTGCCGCACGGTTGAAGATGGAAATCACCTCGAAACCAGAGGAACTGGACGAAATCGATCGCAAAATTTTGCAGTTGGAGATGGAAAAATTATCCCTGCAAAAGGAAAGTGATGCTGCTTCCCGCGATCGCCTGGAAAAGCTGGAAAAAGAAATTGCCGATTTGAAGGAAGAACAACGAGCATTTAATAGCCAGTGGGAAGTGGAGAAGAGTTCTATCGGTAAGATTGGTGAGATTAAAAAGGAAATCGAGCGGGTAAACTCGGAAATTCAGCAAGCAGAACGGGATTATGACCTGAATCGGGCTGCGGAATTGAAGTATGGTAAATTAACAAACCTCCATAGGCAACTAGAAGAGGCAGACATTCAACTCAAGCAAACCCAACGTAGTGGTAAATCCCTCCTCCGAGAAGTAGTTACAGAGTCGGATATTGCTGAGGTGATTTCCAAATGGACGGGTATCCCCATCAGTAAATTAGTTGAGTCGGAAAAGGAAAAACTCCTGCATCTGGAAGACGAGTTACACCACCGCGTCATTGGACAAGAGGAAGCTGTCACCGCAGTTGCTGATGCTATTCAACGTTCCCGTGCAGGTTTAGCTGATCCTAATCGTCCCATCGCCAGCTTTATCTTCCTAGGTCCCACAGGTGTGGGTAAGACGGAATTAGCCAAAGCTTTAGCAGGATATATGTTCGACACCGAAGAAGCGATGGTACGCATCGATATGTCGGAATATATGGAGAAACACGCCGTATCTCGGTTAATTGGCGCACCTCCTGGCTATGTAGGATACGAAGAAGGGGGACAGCTTACAGAAGCCATTCGCCGTCGTCCCTATGCAGTCATTTTGTTTGACGAAATCGAGAAGGCACATCCCGATGTGTTTAATATCTTCTTACAAATCCTCGATGATGGTAGGGTTACGGATGCCCAGGGTCATACCGTAGACTTCAAAAATACAATTATCATCATGACTAGTAACATCGGTTCCCAGTTGATTTTGGATGTTGCCGGTGATGACAGCAGGTATGACGAGATGCGCCATCGGGTGATGGATGTAATGCGGGGTTCCTTCCGTCCCGAATTTCTCAACCGTGTTGACGAAACTATCATTTTCCACGCTTTACTAAAATCACAACTGCGGGAAATTGTCAAGTTACAAGTCCAAAGATTGCAGCAAAGGTTGGGCGATCGCAAGATATCTCTGAAACTTGCCGATACTGCTTTAGATTTTCTGGCTCAAGTCGGTTACGATCCTGTATTTGGCGCTCGTCCCTTAAAACGGGCAATTCAACGGGAGCTAGAGACACAAATTGCCAAAGCAATTCTCCGAGGAGAGTTTCATGATGGTGACACAATCTACGTTGATGAAGAAAACGAACGATTGTCTTTTAAGCGTCTAGCTGCGGAAATACTGAGTACTTAG